In a genomic window of Zingiber officinale cultivar Zhangliang chromosome 9B, Zo_v1.1, whole genome shotgun sequence:
- the LOC122022731 gene encoding flowering time control protein FCA-like isoform X3: MDRHRNERFDDRFGDDGVRHVPSRWSSGSPTERQPRYPRSGAGSGGEGFTGGSSGAGGRYHPYRAMQDLPPPPAAAGFPGGDPGGFGHVPPASGPRRGFSGRGGSPDRTGGNQFAKLFIGAVPRTATEEDIRPLFEEHGYVIEVAFIKDRKTGEQQGCCFVKYATSEEADKAIRALHNQYTLPGGSGPIQVRYADGDRNHPGAVAEDKLFVASFGKQATAKEIEEVFSPYGPVVDVYIMRDSWGQSRGCGFVKFANREMAAAAMNALDGSFVMMGCDQPLVVRFADPKRPRTADQRNGPAFGGPGVSPRSDAALVIRPTANLDEPRNGPKPADAWHPLSPAGQSNSHGSGGVMPIKGGPLGTSSDPSHFGSTVGSNAGPVSSPSVPPSSQVLNDLFLGFNPSMATVPQFGSQQISALQKPMGPLQHFGQHQLLHSGGLSSNQNISSQQLAGVSGPPSSQPLMQQITSSIGLQTPSNLQAQAMPANANLPQFATSNVTPQMLQQPIQPFPSQLPQMLLQQQAQALQSSFQSSQQAIFQLQQQLQQMQQHQTLSEGSKLQATSTAASTPASVIPTTVSSLPVPVNSSLPVPITCNWTEHTSPDGFKYYYNSVTQESKWEKPEELAVFEQQQQQQQKLLLLQQQQQQQQQQQQHRQQQQHRQQQQHQQKLSFQQHPSQFDTKSHLPIQLNQQVLPAQVQPQMMRQQAQLQLQAMQMDFSGQVKAAGSATDPAKVQQGIPPAQEWVLKNKPSGTWIQP; the protein is encoded by the exons ATGGACAGGCACCGGAACGAGCGCTTCGACGACCGCTTCGGTGACGACGGCGTGCGGCATGTGCCGTCTCGCTGGTCCTCCGGCAGTCCCACCGAGCGGCAACCCCGCTACCCCAGGAGCGGCGCAGGATCCGGCGGCGAGGGATTCACTGGAGGAAGTAGCGGCGCGGGAGGTCGCTACCATCCCTACCGTGCAATGCAGGACCTCCCTCCGCCACCTGCCGCTGCTGGGTTCCCTGGCGGAGATCCCGGGGGCTTCGGCCACGTGCCGCCCGCGAGTGGGCCAAGACGCGGATTCTCTGGTCGAGGGGGTTCTCCAG ATCGCACTGGTGGAAATCAATTTGCCAAGCTTTTTATTGGAGCAGTTCCAAGGACAGCAACTGAAGAGGAT ATTCGTCCTTTGTTTGAGGAGCATGGATATGTCATCGAAGTGGCATTTATAAAAGATAGGAAAACTGGAGAGCAACAAG gatgttGTTTTGTAAAATATGCCACTTCTGAAGAGGCTGATAAAGCCATCAGGGCTTTACATAATCAATATACTTTGCCTGGA GGATCAGGACCTATTCAAGTAAGATATGCTGATGGAGACAGAAACCATCCTG GTGCTGTTGCTGAAGACAAACTGTTTGTTGCATCATTTGGCAAGCAAGCAACTGCAAAGGAGATTGAGGAA GTTTTCTCTCCATATGGGCCAGTCGTAGACGTATACATAATGAGAGATTCATGGGGTCAAAGTCGTG GATGTGGTTTTGTTAAATTCGCAAATAGAGAAATGGCAGCAGCAGCTATGAATGCCCTCGATGGAAGTTTTGTGATGATG GGATGTGATCAACCATTGGTTGTTCGATTTGCTGATCCTAAGCGACCTAGGACTGCAGACCAGAG GAATGGACCTGCATTTGGTGGACCTGGTGTTAGTCCTCGATCTGATGCAGCATTAGTCATCAG ACCAACAGCTAATCTTGATGAGCCAAGGAATGGGCCTAAGCCAGCTGATGCTTGGCACCCGTTGAGTCCTGCAGGTCAGTCGAATTCACATGGATCTGGAGGTGTCATGCCAATCAAAGGTGGTCCCCTTGGAACATCTTCAGAT CCAAGTCATTTTGGATCAACTGTTGGTTCGAATGCTGGTCCGGTCTCAAGTCCTTCAGTGCCACCTTCATCACAAGTCTTAAATgatcttttcctt GGATTCAATCCTTCAATGGCGACAGTCCCTCAGTTTGGTAGCCAGCAAATATCAGCATTGCAGAAGCCAATG GGACCTTTACAGCATTTTGGTCAGCATCAACTTCTTCACTCTGGTGGCCTATCCTCAAACCAAAACATATCATCACAACAGCTAGCTGGAGTGAGTGGGCCACCATCCTCTCAACCTTTAATGCAGCAAATTACCTCTTCTATAGGCCTGCAGACTCCTTCAAACCTACAAGCACAGGCTATGCCTGCTAATGCCAACCTTCCACAGTTTGCCACATCTAATGTCACGCCTCAGATGCTTCAGCAGCCTATTCAACCGTTTCCATCACAACTGCCTCAGATGCTGCTCCAGCAACAGGCACAAGCCTTACAATCTAGTTTCCAATCATCTCAACAGGCAATTTTCCAATTGCAACAGCAGCTGCAGCAAATGCAACAGCACCAGACACTTTCCGAGGGTTCTAAATTGCAG GCTACTAGTACAGCTGCCAGCACACCTGCTTCAGTCATCCCTACGACTGTGTCATCTCTTCCAGTTCCAGTAAATTCTTCACTTCCAGTTCCTATAACCTGCAATTGGACAGAGCATACCTCTCCTGATGGATTTAAGTATTACTATAATAGTGTTACTCAAGAGAGTAAG TGGGAGAAGCCTGAAGAATTGGCAGTGTTTgaacagcagcaacaacaacaacagaagTTGCTTTTattgcagcagcagcagcagcagcagcagcaacaacagCAGCACCGGCAGCAGCAACAGCACCGGCAGCAGCAACAACACCAACAAAAGCTTTCTTTCCAACAGCACCCATCACAATTTGACACCAAATCACACTTGCCCATTCAGCTAAACCAGCAAGTTTTGCCTGCACAAGTGCAACCTCAGATGATGAGGCAACAAGCACAATTGCAACTTCAAGCTATGCAAATG GATTTTTCTGGACAAGTGAAAGCTGCTGGGTCTGCAACTGATCCTGCAAAAGTCCAACAG GGGATTCCACCAGCACAAGAATGGGTTTTGAAAAACAAACCTTCAG
- the LOC122022731 gene encoding flowering time control protein FCA-like isoform X2 yields MDRHRNERFDDRFGDDGVRHVPSRWSSGSPTERQPRYPRSGAGSGGEGFTGGSSGAGGRYHPYRAMQDLPPPPAAAGFPGGDPGGFGHVPPASGPRRGFSGRGGSPDRTGGNQFAKLFIGAVPRTATEEDIRPLFEEHGYVIEVAFIKDRKTGEQQGCCFVKYATSEEADKAIRALHNQYTLPGGSGPIQVRYADGDRNHPGAVAEDKLFVASFGKQATAKEIEEVFSPYGPVVDVYIMRDSWGQSRGCGFVKFANREMAAAAMNALDGSFVMMGCDQPLVVRFADPKRPRTADQRNGPAFGGPGVSPRSDAALVIRPTANLDEPRNGPKPADAWHPLSPAGQSNSHGSGGVMPIKGGPLGTSSDPSHFGSTVGSNAGPVSSPSVPPSSQGFNPSMATVPQFGSQQISALQKPMGPLQHFGQHQLLHSGGLSSNQNISSQQLAGVSGPPSSQPLMQQITSSIGLQTPSNLQAQAMPANANLPQFATSNVTPQMLQQPIQPFPSQLPQMLLQQQAQALQSSFQSSQQAIFQLQQQLQQMQQHQTLSEGSKLQATSTAASTPASVIPTTVSSLPVPVNSSLPVPITCNWTEHTSPDGFKYYYNSVTQESKWEKPEELAVFEQQQQQQQKLLLLQQQQQQQQQQQQHRQQQQHRQQQQHQQKLSFQQHPSQFDTKSHLPIQLNQQVLPAQVQPQMMRQQAQLQLQAMQMYQASGGAQPHGQDFSGQVKAAGSATDPAKVQQGIPPAQEWVLKNKPSGTWIQP; encoded by the exons ATGGACAGGCACCGGAACGAGCGCTTCGACGACCGCTTCGGTGACGACGGCGTGCGGCATGTGCCGTCTCGCTGGTCCTCCGGCAGTCCCACCGAGCGGCAACCCCGCTACCCCAGGAGCGGCGCAGGATCCGGCGGCGAGGGATTCACTGGAGGAAGTAGCGGCGCGGGAGGTCGCTACCATCCCTACCGTGCAATGCAGGACCTCCCTCCGCCACCTGCCGCTGCTGGGTTCCCTGGCGGAGATCCCGGGGGCTTCGGCCACGTGCCGCCCGCGAGTGGGCCAAGACGCGGATTCTCTGGTCGAGGGGGTTCTCCAG ATCGCACTGGTGGAAATCAATTTGCCAAGCTTTTTATTGGAGCAGTTCCAAGGACAGCAACTGAAGAGGAT ATTCGTCCTTTGTTTGAGGAGCATGGATATGTCATCGAAGTGGCATTTATAAAAGATAGGAAAACTGGAGAGCAACAAG gatgttGTTTTGTAAAATATGCCACTTCTGAAGAGGCTGATAAAGCCATCAGGGCTTTACATAATCAATATACTTTGCCTGGA GGATCAGGACCTATTCAAGTAAGATATGCTGATGGAGACAGAAACCATCCTG GTGCTGTTGCTGAAGACAAACTGTTTGTTGCATCATTTGGCAAGCAAGCAACTGCAAAGGAGATTGAGGAA GTTTTCTCTCCATATGGGCCAGTCGTAGACGTATACATAATGAGAGATTCATGGGGTCAAAGTCGTG GATGTGGTTTTGTTAAATTCGCAAATAGAGAAATGGCAGCAGCAGCTATGAATGCCCTCGATGGAAGTTTTGTGATGATG GGATGTGATCAACCATTGGTTGTTCGATTTGCTGATCCTAAGCGACCTAGGACTGCAGACCAGAG GAATGGACCTGCATTTGGTGGACCTGGTGTTAGTCCTCGATCTGATGCAGCATTAGTCATCAG ACCAACAGCTAATCTTGATGAGCCAAGGAATGGGCCTAAGCCAGCTGATGCTTGGCACCCGTTGAGTCCTGCAGGTCAGTCGAATTCACATGGATCTGGAGGTGTCATGCCAATCAAAGGTGGTCCCCTTGGAACATCTTCAGAT CCAAGTCATTTTGGATCAACTGTTGGTTCGAATGCTGGTCCGGTCTCAAGTCCTTCAGTGCCACCTTCATCACAA GGATTCAATCCTTCAATGGCGACAGTCCCTCAGTTTGGTAGCCAGCAAATATCAGCATTGCAGAAGCCAATG GGACCTTTACAGCATTTTGGTCAGCATCAACTTCTTCACTCTGGTGGCCTATCCTCAAACCAAAACATATCATCACAACAGCTAGCTGGAGTGAGTGGGCCACCATCCTCTCAACCTTTAATGCAGCAAATTACCTCTTCTATAGGCCTGCAGACTCCTTCAAACCTACAAGCACAGGCTATGCCTGCTAATGCCAACCTTCCACAGTTTGCCACATCTAATGTCACGCCTCAGATGCTTCAGCAGCCTATTCAACCGTTTCCATCACAACTGCCTCAGATGCTGCTCCAGCAACAGGCACAAGCCTTACAATCTAGTTTCCAATCATCTCAACAGGCAATTTTCCAATTGCAACAGCAGCTGCAGCAAATGCAACAGCACCAGACACTTTCCGAGGGTTCTAAATTGCAG GCTACTAGTACAGCTGCCAGCACACCTGCTTCAGTCATCCCTACGACTGTGTCATCTCTTCCAGTTCCAGTAAATTCTTCACTTCCAGTTCCTATAACCTGCAATTGGACAGAGCATACCTCTCCTGATGGATTTAAGTATTACTATAATAGTGTTACTCAAGAGAGTAAG TGGGAGAAGCCTGAAGAATTGGCAGTGTTTgaacagcagcaacaacaacaacagaagTTGCTTTTattgcagcagcagcagcagcagcagcagcaacaacagCAGCACCGGCAGCAGCAACAGCACCGGCAGCAGCAACAACACCAACAAAAGCTTTCTTTCCAACAGCACCCATCACAATTTGACACCAAATCACACTTGCCCATTCAGCTAAACCAGCAAGTTTTGCCTGCACAAGTGCAACCTCAGATGATGAGGCAACAAGCACAATTGCAACTTCAAGCTATGCAAATG TATCAAGCTTCTGGTGGAGCCCAACCACATGGGCAA GATTTTTCTGGACAAGTGAAAGCTGCTGGGTCTGCAACTGATCCTGCAAAAGTCCAACAG GGGATTCCACCAGCACAAGAATGGGTTTTGAAAAACAAACCTTCAG
- the LOC122022731 gene encoding flowering time control protein FCA-like isoform X4: MDRHRNERFDDRFGDDGVRHVPSRWSSGSPTERQPRYPRSGAGSGGEGFTGGSSGAGGRYHPYRAMQDLPPPPAAAGFPGGDPGGFGHVPPASGPRRGFSGRGGSPDRTGGNQFAKLFIGAVPRTATEEDIRPLFEEHGYVIEVAFIKDRKTGEQQGCCFVKYATSEEADKAIRALHNQYTLPGGSGPIQVRYADGDRNHPGAVAEDKLFVASFGKQATAKEIEEVFSPYGPVVDVYIMRDSWGQSRGCGFVKFANREMAAAAMNALDGSFVMMGCDQPLVVRFADPKRPRTADQRNGPAFGGPGVSPRSDAALVIRPTANLDEPRNGPKPADAWHPLSPAGQSNSHGSGGVMPIKGGPLGTSSDGFNPSMATVPQFGSQQISALQKPMGPLQHFGQHQLLHSGGLSSNQNISSQQLAGVSGPPSSQPLMQQITSSIGLQTPSNLQAQAMPANANLPQFATSNVTPQMLQQPIQPFPSQLPQMLLQQQAQALQSSFQSSQQAIFQLQQQLQQMQQHQTLSEGSKLQATSTAASTPASVIPTTVSSLPVPVNSSLPVPITCNWTEHTSPDGFKYYYNSVTQESKWEKPEELAVFEQQQQQQQKLLLLQQQQQQQQQQQQHRQQQQHRQQQQHQQKLSFQQHPSQFDTKSHLPIQLNQQVLPAQVQPQMMRQQAQLQLQAMQMYQASGGAQPHGQDFSGQVKAAGSATDPAKVQQGIPPAQEWVLKNKPSGTWIQP, translated from the exons ATGGACAGGCACCGGAACGAGCGCTTCGACGACCGCTTCGGTGACGACGGCGTGCGGCATGTGCCGTCTCGCTGGTCCTCCGGCAGTCCCACCGAGCGGCAACCCCGCTACCCCAGGAGCGGCGCAGGATCCGGCGGCGAGGGATTCACTGGAGGAAGTAGCGGCGCGGGAGGTCGCTACCATCCCTACCGTGCAATGCAGGACCTCCCTCCGCCACCTGCCGCTGCTGGGTTCCCTGGCGGAGATCCCGGGGGCTTCGGCCACGTGCCGCCCGCGAGTGGGCCAAGACGCGGATTCTCTGGTCGAGGGGGTTCTCCAG ATCGCACTGGTGGAAATCAATTTGCCAAGCTTTTTATTGGAGCAGTTCCAAGGACAGCAACTGAAGAGGAT ATTCGTCCTTTGTTTGAGGAGCATGGATATGTCATCGAAGTGGCATTTATAAAAGATAGGAAAACTGGAGAGCAACAAG gatgttGTTTTGTAAAATATGCCACTTCTGAAGAGGCTGATAAAGCCATCAGGGCTTTACATAATCAATATACTTTGCCTGGA GGATCAGGACCTATTCAAGTAAGATATGCTGATGGAGACAGAAACCATCCTG GTGCTGTTGCTGAAGACAAACTGTTTGTTGCATCATTTGGCAAGCAAGCAACTGCAAAGGAGATTGAGGAA GTTTTCTCTCCATATGGGCCAGTCGTAGACGTATACATAATGAGAGATTCATGGGGTCAAAGTCGTG GATGTGGTTTTGTTAAATTCGCAAATAGAGAAATGGCAGCAGCAGCTATGAATGCCCTCGATGGAAGTTTTGTGATGATG GGATGTGATCAACCATTGGTTGTTCGATTTGCTGATCCTAAGCGACCTAGGACTGCAGACCAGAG GAATGGACCTGCATTTGGTGGACCTGGTGTTAGTCCTCGATCTGATGCAGCATTAGTCATCAG ACCAACAGCTAATCTTGATGAGCCAAGGAATGGGCCTAAGCCAGCTGATGCTTGGCACCCGTTGAGTCCTGCAGGTCAGTCGAATTCACATGGATCTGGAGGTGTCATGCCAATCAAAGGTGGTCCCCTTGGAACATCTTCAGAT GGATTCAATCCTTCAATGGCGACAGTCCCTCAGTTTGGTAGCCAGCAAATATCAGCATTGCAGAAGCCAATG GGACCTTTACAGCATTTTGGTCAGCATCAACTTCTTCACTCTGGTGGCCTATCCTCAAACCAAAACATATCATCACAACAGCTAGCTGGAGTGAGTGGGCCACCATCCTCTCAACCTTTAATGCAGCAAATTACCTCTTCTATAGGCCTGCAGACTCCTTCAAACCTACAAGCACAGGCTATGCCTGCTAATGCCAACCTTCCACAGTTTGCCACATCTAATGTCACGCCTCAGATGCTTCAGCAGCCTATTCAACCGTTTCCATCACAACTGCCTCAGATGCTGCTCCAGCAACAGGCACAAGCCTTACAATCTAGTTTCCAATCATCTCAACAGGCAATTTTCCAATTGCAACAGCAGCTGCAGCAAATGCAACAGCACCAGACACTTTCCGAGGGTTCTAAATTGCAG GCTACTAGTACAGCTGCCAGCACACCTGCTTCAGTCATCCCTACGACTGTGTCATCTCTTCCAGTTCCAGTAAATTCTTCACTTCCAGTTCCTATAACCTGCAATTGGACAGAGCATACCTCTCCTGATGGATTTAAGTATTACTATAATAGTGTTACTCAAGAGAGTAAG TGGGAGAAGCCTGAAGAATTGGCAGTGTTTgaacagcagcaacaacaacaacagaagTTGCTTTTattgcagcagcagcagcagcagcagcagcaacaacagCAGCACCGGCAGCAGCAACAGCACCGGCAGCAGCAACAACACCAACAAAAGCTTTCTTTCCAACAGCACCCATCACAATTTGACACCAAATCACACTTGCCCATTCAGCTAAACCAGCAAGTTTTGCCTGCACAAGTGCAACCTCAGATGATGAGGCAACAAGCACAATTGCAACTTCAAGCTATGCAAATG TATCAAGCTTCTGGTGGAGCCCAACCACATGGGCAA GATTTTTCTGGACAAGTGAAAGCTGCTGGGTCTGCAACTGATCCTGCAAAAGTCCAACAG GGGATTCCACCAGCACAAGAATGGGTTTTGAAAAACAAACCTTCAG
- the LOC122022731 gene encoding flowering time control protein FCA-like isoform X1 → MDRHRNERFDDRFGDDGVRHVPSRWSSGSPTERQPRYPRSGAGSGGEGFTGGSSGAGGRYHPYRAMQDLPPPPAAAGFPGGDPGGFGHVPPASGPRRGFSGRGGSPDRTGGNQFAKLFIGAVPRTATEEDIRPLFEEHGYVIEVAFIKDRKTGEQQGCCFVKYATSEEADKAIRALHNQYTLPGGSGPIQVRYADGDRNHPGAVAEDKLFVASFGKQATAKEIEEVFSPYGPVVDVYIMRDSWGQSRGCGFVKFANREMAAAAMNALDGSFVMMGCDQPLVVRFADPKRPRTADQRNGPAFGGPGVSPRSDAALVIRPTANLDEPRNGPKPADAWHPLSPAGQSNSHGSGGVMPIKGGPLGTSSDPSHFGSTVGSNAGPVSSPSVPPSSQVLNDLFLGFNPSMATVPQFGSQQISALQKPMGPLQHFGQHQLLHSGGLSSNQNISSQQLAGVSGPPSSQPLMQQITSSIGLQTPSNLQAQAMPANANLPQFATSNVTPQMLQQPIQPFPSQLPQMLLQQQAQALQSSFQSSQQAIFQLQQQLQQMQQHQTLSEGSKLQATSTAASTPASVIPTTVSSLPVPVNSSLPVPITCNWTEHTSPDGFKYYYNSVTQESKWEKPEELAVFEQQQQQQQKLLLLQQQQQQQQQQQQHRQQQQHRQQQQHQQKLSFQQHPSQFDTKSHLPIQLNQQVLPAQVQPQMMRQQAQLQLQAMQMYQASGGAQPHGQDFSGQVKAAGSATDPAKVQQGIPPAQEWVLKNKPSGTWIQP, encoded by the exons ATGGACAGGCACCGGAACGAGCGCTTCGACGACCGCTTCGGTGACGACGGCGTGCGGCATGTGCCGTCTCGCTGGTCCTCCGGCAGTCCCACCGAGCGGCAACCCCGCTACCCCAGGAGCGGCGCAGGATCCGGCGGCGAGGGATTCACTGGAGGAAGTAGCGGCGCGGGAGGTCGCTACCATCCCTACCGTGCAATGCAGGACCTCCCTCCGCCACCTGCCGCTGCTGGGTTCCCTGGCGGAGATCCCGGGGGCTTCGGCCACGTGCCGCCCGCGAGTGGGCCAAGACGCGGATTCTCTGGTCGAGGGGGTTCTCCAG ATCGCACTGGTGGAAATCAATTTGCCAAGCTTTTTATTGGAGCAGTTCCAAGGACAGCAACTGAAGAGGAT ATTCGTCCTTTGTTTGAGGAGCATGGATATGTCATCGAAGTGGCATTTATAAAAGATAGGAAAACTGGAGAGCAACAAG gatgttGTTTTGTAAAATATGCCACTTCTGAAGAGGCTGATAAAGCCATCAGGGCTTTACATAATCAATATACTTTGCCTGGA GGATCAGGACCTATTCAAGTAAGATATGCTGATGGAGACAGAAACCATCCTG GTGCTGTTGCTGAAGACAAACTGTTTGTTGCATCATTTGGCAAGCAAGCAACTGCAAAGGAGATTGAGGAA GTTTTCTCTCCATATGGGCCAGTCGTAGACGTATACATAATGAGAGATTCATGGGGTCAAAGTCGTG GATGTGGTTTTGTTAAATTCGCAAATAGAGAAATGGCAGCAGCAGCTATGAATGCCCTCGATGGAAGTTTTGTGATGATG GGATGTGATCAACCATTGGTTGTTCGATTTGCTGATCCTAAGCGACCTAGGACTGCAGACCAGAG GAATGGACCTGCATTTGGTGGACCTGGTGTTAGTCCTCGATCTGATGCAGCATTAGTCATCAG ACCAACAGCTAATCTTGATGAGCCAAGGAATGGGCCTAAGCCAGCTGATGCTTGGCACCCGTTGAGTCCTGCAGGTCAGTCGAATTCACATGGATCTGGAGGTGTCATGCCAATCAAAGGTGGTCCCCTTGGAACATCTTCAGAT CCAAGTCATTTTGGATCAACTGTTGGTTCGAATGCTGGTCCGGTCTCAAGTCCTTCAGTGCCACCTTCATCACAAGTCTTAAATgatcttttcctt GGATTCAATCCTTCAATGGCGACAGTCCCTCAGTTTGGTAGCCAGCAAATATCAGCATTGCAGAAGCCAATG GGACCTTTACAGCATTTTGGTCAGCATCAACTTCTTCACTCTGGTGGCCTATCCTCAAACCAAAACATATCATCACAACAGCTAGCTGGAGTGAGTGGGCCACCATCCTCTCAACCTTTAATGCAGCAAATTACCTCTTCTATAGGCCTGCAGACTCCTTCAAACCTACAAGCACAGGCTATGCCTGCTAATGCCAACCTTCCACAGTTTGCCACATCTAATGTCACGCCTCAGATGCTTCAGCAGCCTATTCAACCGTTTCCATCACAACTGCCTCAGATGCTGCTCCAGCAACAGGCACAAGCCTTACAATCTAGTTTCCAATCATCTCAACAGGCAATTTTCCAATTGCAACAGCAGCTGCAGCAAATGCAACAGCACCAGACACTTTCCGAGGGTTCTAAATTGCAG GCTACTAGTACAGCTGCCAGCACACCTGCTTCAGTCATCCCTACGACTGTGTCATCTCTTCCAGTTCCAGTAAATTCTTCACTTCCAGTTCCTATAACCTGCAATTGGACAGAGCATACCTCTCCTGATGGATTTAAGTATTACTATAATAGTGTTACTCAAGAGAGTAAG TGGGAGAAGCCTGAAGAATTGGCAGTGTTTgaacagcagcaacaacaacaacagaagTTGCTTTTattgcagcagcagcagcagcagcagcagcaacaacagCAGCACCGGCAGCAGCAACAGCACCGGCAGCAGCAACAACACCAACAAAAGCTTTCTTTCCAACAGCACCCATCACAATTTGACACCAAATCACACTTGCCCATTCAGCTAAACCAGCAAGTTTTGCCTGCACAAGTGCAACCTCAGATGATGAGGCAACAAGCACAATTGCAACTTCAAGCTATGCAAATG TATCAAGCTTCTGGTGGAGCCCAACCACATGGGCAA GATTTTTCTGGACAAGTGAAAGCTGCTGGGTCTGCAACTGATCCTGCAAAAGTCCAACAG GGGATTCCACCAGCACAAGAATGGGTTTTGAAAAACAAACCTTCAG